CTCTCTCAATAATTTCAACCTCTCACTATCGATAAAGATGATCTTTGAGATCCACTTGCCGTTTATTCCATATGCAAATTCATAGGATACAGTTTCAACCAAGCCTCCATCAGGATTGTAAAACCTTTCTTCGACAAGAATTCTATCTTCGCCAATGGTCGTGTAAGAATATTCAACTGACATAGTCAATATGTCTGAATTGAAAATTTCACGCCTTATTTTTCTCTCTTCTTCGTCGTAATAGTGGATGTATTTTTTTATTAGTCTTCCCGTGGACGAAAAGAAGTTGTCGTATTTTATGTCTTCTACTTTGTCGCCGTTGGAATCGAATATATTTCTGTATGAAAGTTTAAGAGAATCATTTGAATAGACACCATTTTGAATTGATACGGAATAATGCCTTTCCAAAATTTCATCGCAAGCTTTATCAAGAGAAAATAAATTCATAAAAAACGTAAAGAAAAGTATTTTAATATTTTCTCTTTCAGCATTATAAGTTAAAATTTTTTCCCTCGTATCAACTATTGGAAAGAGGAGAGACTTTTCCGCCTCTCCCTAACAGAAAGGTTTGACTTCAATATCTTTATTGGCTTCGGCTTTTGAAGCCTCTATTAAATAATTTTACCTGACTACAACTATCTTGTTGGCGTCGGTGAAAGAACCGGCGACTATCCTGTAGAAATAAGTACCGGATGAGACCAAAGTTCCTCTCTCGTCCCTTCCGTCCCATTCCACCCTGTAGACTCCGGGCCCCTGAACCGCGTTGACCAGCTCGGATACCTGTCTTCCCGATATGTCGTAGACAGCCAGTCTGACAGGAACCTCAGAACCAACGCTGTAGCCTATGACAGCTCTGCCCCTGACCGGGTTCGGATACGCCCTCATGAGGGCAAACTGCACGACAGGACCATTGACTGGGTTTTCCTGCTCCTCTACCCCGAGTCCCGAGGCGATTCCCATATTTATGTCGTCGAAGAAATATCCCTCGTAGGCGACCACAGTAGTGCTCCCGAATTTCCAACCGAGCCTTATATTGCCCGTGACATTGAAAACAAGGTGCTGTTGATTCCACGGTGTACCCTGTCCTCCTGACCAGTATGGTTCTCCGGATGAAAATCCGTTGCCGGATCCGCCGTTCGTAGAAGTATATCCTTCCACGGTAGTGACCATCGTCCAGCTTGATCCGCCGTCTGTGCTTATCTGCAGCTGAACCCCGTCCCATGTCGCGAACATGTAATATCTGTGCCAGAAAGACATCGTGTCTCCGGCGTTTACGTATATTTCGGGAGAGACGGCTCTTGCGTTTACTATTCCGTTGGCGTGAACGCCTGTGGCTTCATCTCCGCAATAGACAGAGTGAGTCGGGCTGTGGGCGTCTCTTACGGATATGTGCCAGCTCGCGGGTCCTGTCCACGTCCAGTCGGCGGTGTCCTTGTCCTCGAAATCTTCCACAAACACAAGATTTCCGATACCGACGTTGAAAGTGTCAACGAGCGTGCATCCGTCTGCGGACACCGCGTTGCAGACCATTTGAGCCGAATGAGGGTTCGGACAACTCGAACTGACGGTCATCGAGAACACGCCTTTCTGGAAGAAAGAGTCACCTGGCGCTATCGAGGCGACAGACTGGGTTGAATCCGTGAATGTAATGTATGAGTCGAGGGACCTCATCTTTATAAGCACGTTGTGGGCGGTGCCGCTTCCGGTGTTGTAAAGCTTTATTCCAACAGGGACGACGTCGCCTGGCAGTATCATCGCTTGTCCGTAATAACCGCCGATTCCGAGAAGAGGAGAGTTGACGGTCAAGTTGAAATCGCTGCTCCATGTGCTGTCATTGGCGTCTTTGCAGACCAAAGTTACGGGTATTACTTGTCCGTCGGGAGTTCCCTGGTCTATGTCGAAGCCGAACGGCGAAGCTCCGACTACCGTGTCGTTTG
This genomic interval from candidate division WOR-3 bacterium contains the following:
- a CDS encoding choice-of-anchor J domain-containing protein; translation: YIDTVQVLPATGSYIVYAGLESLTGGHNNGQINPGQSYDMTLSVTNIGTVNATGVTGYLTSSDPYISLDPDTVNFGTVNANDTVVGASPFGFDIDQGTPDGQVIPVTLVCKDANDSTWSSDFNLTVNSPLLGIGGYYGQAMILPGDVVPVGIKLYNTGSGTAHNVLIKMRSLDSYITFTDSTQSVASIAPGDSFFQKGVFSMTVSSSCPNPHSAQMVCNAVSADGCTLVDTFNVGIGNLVFVEDFEDKDTADWTWTGPASWHISVRDAHSPTHSVYCGDEATGVHANGIVNARAVSPEIYVNAGDTMSFWHRYYMFATWDGVQLQISTDGGSSWTMVTTVEGYTSTNGGSGNGFSSGEPYWSGGQGTPWNQQHLVFNVTGNIRLGWKFGSTTVVAYEGYFFDDINMGIASGLGVEEQENPVNGPVVQFALMRAYPNPVRGRAVIGYSVGSEVPVRLAVYDISGRQVSELVNAVQGPGVYRVEWDGRDERGTLVSSGTYFYRIVAGSFTDANKIVVVR